A region of the Myxococcus stipitatus DSM 14675 genome:
CCTGGGCGTCGCGCTGCTGACGATGCTGGACGACGCCGTGGGCCTGGTGGTGCTGGCGCTGGCGCTGGTGTTGGGCGCGGCCCCCAGCGCGGCCGAGGGCCTGGGCCTGGTGTGCCTGGCGGTGCTGCTGGGCATCTTGTGTGGGGCGCTGCTGGCGTTCCTCACGCATGCGATGAACGACCCGGCGGAGCTGGCGACGGTGACGCTGGGCATGGTGGCGCTGGTGGGGGGCGCTGCGGCCTATCTGCGGGTGTCCGCGCTCCTGGCGGGGGTGGCGTGTGGCGCCACGCTGGCGCTGGTGGGGGGGCGGACGGTGGAGCGGGTGGCTCGTGCGTTGGGGCGGGTGGAGCGGCCCGTGTTCCTGGTGCTCGTGTTCCTGGTGGGCTGCGGCGTCTACACGCGCGACTGGGCGGCGTGGGCGCTGGTGCCGGGCTTCGTGGGGTTGAGGTTCCTGGGGAAGGTGCTCGGCGGTCGCATCGCGCAGCGGCTGGCCTCCGGGGTGCTGGAGCTGCCGCCGCGCGTGGGCTACGCGCTCATCGCGCAGGGCGGTCTCGCGCTGTGTCTGGTGGCCGAGTACCAGTTCCTGGTGTCCGGGGGGCTTGCTCGCCGCGTGCTGGACGTCGTCGTGGTGGGCGCGGTGGTGAACGAGCTGCTCGCGGGCCAGGCCTTCCGCCAGGTCCTCACGCCCGTGAAGCCGAAGGCGGCGCCCACGGCGGTGGATGACGTGGAGGTGGCGACGTGAAGGGCGCGGTGACGCGATTGGTGCTGTTGATGGTCCTGCTGGCCATCATCAGCCGCGCCCAGGTGCTGCGCGCGGACTCGGGCACGTCGGTGACGTTGGCGGCCGGGGCGCTGCTCCTGTGCGGCCTCTTCGCGGGCAAGGTGGCCAAGGGGTTCGGGCTGCCCCGGCTCACGGGCTACCTGCTGGTGGGCGTGGCGGTGGGGCCGTACGCGCTGGGCTTCATTCCGGGCGACGGCGTGAAGGGGCTGGACCTGGTGAAGGGGCTGGCGGTGAGCCTCATCGCGCTGGTCGCGGGCACGGAGCTGCGGCTGGGGCTCATCCGGCGCGTGGGGGCTCGCGTGGCGTTGCTGTGCGCGGCGGTCTGCGCGGTGACGTTCGCGGTGTGCTTCGCCGCGACGTTCGCCCTCAAGCCGGTGCTGCCCTTCCTGACGCCGCTGACGGTGCCCCAGGCGCTGGCGGTCAGCGCGCTGATGTCCACGGTGGTGGTGTCGTTCTCGCCCACGGTGACCATCGCCATCGTCCAGGAGACGAGCGCGCGAGGGAGCTTCACCGAGTTCCTCATGGCGCTGGTCATCATCGGCGACCTGCTCGTCATGGTGGCGTTCGCGCTGGCGGCGGGCATGACGCGCGCGAGCTTCGGTGGCGGCTTCGACATCGCGGGCCTGCTGAGCGGGGTGGGGTGGGAGCTGTTCGGATCGGTGGTGGTGGGCGGCGTGCTGGCGGTGGCGATGCTCGTCTACATGCGTGGCGTGAAGCGCGAGCTGCCGCTGTTCCTCGTCGGCCTGTCCTTCGCGGCGGCCGAAGGAGGCACGCGGCTGCACCTGTCTCCGCTGCTGGTGTCGCTGGCGGCCGGCGCGCTCATCGTCAACCTGGACGAGCGCGAGGGCGAGCGCATCCACCACGCGATCCAGCGCGCGGGCCTGCCCGTGTTCGCGCTCTTCTTCGCGGCGGCGGGCGCGGGGCTGAAGCTGGACGCGCTGATGACGGTGGGGCCCGCGGCGCTCCTCCTGGTGGTGCTGCGCGGCGTGGCCATCTGGTTCGCTTGTCGACGCTTCGCGCCCACGCATGACCCCCGCCTGAAGGAATACCTGTGGATGGGGCTCATCTCCCAGGCGGGGGTGACTTTCGGACTGGCGGCGCTGGTGTCCAGGACGTTCCCGACGTTCGGCCCGCAGGTGGAGGTGCTCATCGTGGCGATGATCACGGCGCATGAGTTGGTGGGGCCCGTGCTCACTCGACGGGCCCTGACGGCCAGCGGAGAAGTCAGGACGGACGAGTCGCCAGGAACGGCGTAGGCTGTTCGAAGCACTCAGGAGGCACGACACGTCATGGCCGCACCCATCCTCGAGGTGGACATGGAGCACCCCTCTCCGCGCCACATCCAGCGCGCCGTGGAGGTGCTCGAGCGCGGCGGACTCGTCGCCTATCCGACGGATACGTATTACGGCATGGGCTGTGACCTGGGCTCGAAGAAGGCCATCGAGCGGCTCTACCAGCTCAAGGGCCGCGACAAGAAGAAGCCCCTGTCCTTCCTCTGTCCGGACCTGTCTGACGTGGCGCGCTATGCCCACGTGAGCAATTTCGCGTACCGGACGATGAAGGGTCTGACCCCTGGCGCGTTTACTTTCATTCTAGAAGCGACGCGCCTGGTGCCGGACTTGATGATGACCCGACAGAAGCAGGTAGGTATCCGGGTACCCGATGCCCCACTGGCACGGGAGCTGGCGCGTGCGCTGGGGCGTCCCCTGGTGACGACCTCGGTGAGCAATCTCGAAGGAGAGCCGCTCACGGATGCCCGGGACATCAAGGACGCATTGGGCCATGGGTTGGACCTCATCCTGGATGGCGGCGTGACGTTGAACGAGCCGTCCACGGTGGTTTCACTCATCGGCGATACGCTTGAAATCCTCCGCCAGGGCAAGGGTAGGCTGGAGGACTGAAACTCGCTCACGAGGGGGGGCCGCAGTGCAATCAGGAGCCGCGGGGCCGGCGCGGACGGACATCCCGCAGTACGTCCCATCGCCGATGAAGTTGCTGTTGCTGCTGTTGTTCCGACCCGTGGACCTGCACTACAGGCTCCGCGCGGCGGGCATCCTCGTGCCCGGAGGGCGCATCGGCCAGCTCTGGAAGGAGCAGGCGGAGGGCGGCCGCGCGGCGGGGCTCTACGTCCGGCGCATGTTGTTGTTGCTGGTGGTGGGCTCTCCCCTGGCGACGGCGCTCGTGGGGTTGGGGCTGTACTGTGCCGGCATCCCCCTGCGAGGCGGCTGGGCGGTCTCCGCGCTGTGTTGTTCGGCCGTGGGGTTGACGCTCGCGCAGGTGTCCGGGCTGGCGGCGGGTGTGCTCCTGGGGTCGCTGGCGAGCCTGTCCATCCTGGTGGGCCTGCACGCCACGGCGGCGGG
Encoded here:
- a CDS encoding cation:proton antiporter codes for the protein MQALLVFLAIAALSLLASSPALDPSRFPSLARLAASGFLFLLFGVVLGPSVVGALSVDDVDHLRPVMALGLGTAGVILGLNLEPRLLRLLPRPVYAAALAHAGTAFLFVALPLAAPLLLTSHPSLHAAVGAASLLGAAASLSSGHFAVLAYRAGRMDRARGLGVALLTMLDDAVGLVVLALALVLGAAPSAAEGLGLVCLAVLLGILCGALLAFLTHAMNDPAELATVTLGMVALVGGAAAYLRVSALLAGVACGATLALVGGRTVERVARALGRVERPVFLVLVFLVGCGVYTRDWAAWALVPGFVGLRFLGKVLGGRIAQRLASGVLELPPRVGYALIAQGGLALCLVAEYQFLVSGGLARRVLDVVVVGAVVNELLAGQAFRQVLTPVKPKAAPTAVDDVEVAT
- a CDS encoding cation:proton antiporter: MKGAVTRLVLLMVLLAIISRAQVLRADSGTSVTLAAGALLLCGLFAGKVAKGFGLPRLTGYLLVGVAVGPYALGFIPGDGVKGLDLVKGLAVSLIALVAGTELRLGLIRRVGARVALLCAAVCAVTFAVCFAATFALKPVLPFLTPLTVPQALAVSALMSTVVVSFSPTVTIAIVQETSARGSFTEFLMALVIIGDLLVMVAFALAAGMTRASFGGGFDIAGLLSGVGWELFGSVVVGGVLAVAMLVYMRGVKRELPLFLVGLSFAAAEGGTRLHLSPLLVSLAAGALIVNLDEREGERIHHAIQRAGLPVFALFFAAAGAGLKLDALMTVGPAALLLVVLRGVAIWFACRRFAPTHDPRLKEYLWMGLISQAGVTFGLAALVSRTFPTFGPQVEVLIVAMITAHELVGPVLTRRALTASGEVRTDESPGTA
- a CDS encoding L-threonylcarbamoyladenylate synthase translates to MAAPILEVDMEHPSPRHIQRAVEVLERGGLVAYPTDTYYGMGCDLGSKKAIERLYQLKGRDKKKPLSFLCPDLSDVARYAHVSNFAYRTMKGLTPGAFTFILEATRLVPDLMMTRQKQVGIRVPDAPLARELARALGRPLVTTSVSNLEGEPLTDARDIKDALGHGLDLILDGGVTLNEPSTVVSLIGDTLEILRQGKGRLED